In the genome of Chrysemys picta bellii isolate R12L10 chromosome 17, ASM1138683v2, whole genome shotgun sequence, one region contains:
- the SLC17A7 gene encoding vesicular glutamate transporter 1 has product MQFNKEEFQKLAGKTLGQVHRLLERRQPGGETIELTQEGRAVEVLEKHQPVVDCTCFGLPRRYIIAMLCGFGFCISFGIRCNLGVAIVSMVNNNTVYRGDKVVVEKAQFTWDPETVGMIHGSFFWGYIVTQIPGGFIAQKFAANRVFGFAIVATSTLNMLIPSAARVHYGCVIFVRILQGLVEGVTYPACHGIWSKWAPPLERSRLATTAFCGSYAGAVVAMPLAGVLVQYSGWSSVFYVYGSFGIFWYMFWLLVSYESPAQHPTITEEERRYIEESIGESASLMNPLVKFKAPWRKFFTSMPVYAIIVANFCRSWTFYLLLISQPAYFEEVFGFEISKVGLLSALPHLVMTIIVPIGGQIADFLRSRRIMSTTNVRKMMNCGGFGMEATLLLVVGYSHSKGVAISFLVLAVGFSGFAISGFNVNHLDIAPRYASILMGISNGVGTLSGMVCPIIVGAMTKHKVRRDWGGLDAEEWQYVFLIASLVHYGGVVFYGIFASGEKQPWAEPEETSSEKCGFIHEDELADEEDEAARGLGDGGGGGYGATKSTSFANGGWAADWDKKEEFVQEPGKDTYMYGAPRERDLS; this is encoded by the exons GCTGCTGGAGCGGCGCCAGCCTGGCGGGGAGACGATCGAGCTGACGCAGGAGGGGCGCGCAGTGGAGGTGTTGGAGAAGCACCAGCCGGTCGTGGACTGCACCTGCTTCGGCCTCCCGCGCCGGTACATCATCGCCATGCTCTGCGGCTTCGGCTTCTGCATCAGCTTCGGCATCCGCTGCAACCTGGGCGTGGCCATCGTCAGCATGGTCAACAACAACACGGTGTACAGGGGCGACAAGGTGGTGGTGGAG AAAGCCCAGTTCACCTGGGACCCCGAAACAGTTGGGATGATTCACGGCTCCTTCTTCTGGGGCTACATCGTCACACAAATCCCCGGGGGCTTCATCGCCCAGAAATTCGCTGCCAATCG tgtGTTTGGCTTTGCCATTGTGGCCACCTCGACTCTGAACATGCTGATCCCGTCGGCCGCCAGGGTTCACTACGGCTGCGTCATATTCGTCCGCATCCTGCAGGGGCTGGTGGAG GGGGTGACGTACCCAGCCTGCCATGGGATCTGGAGCAAGTGGGCCCCCCCTCTGGAGCGCAGCCGCCTGGCCACCACGGCCTTCTGTG GCTCCTACGCGGGCGCAGTGGTGGCCATGCCGCTggctggggtcctggtccagtaCTCGGGGTGGAGTTCGGTCTTCTACGTCTATG GCAGCTTTGGGATCTTCTGGTACATGTTCTGGTTGCTGGTTTCCTATGAGAGCCCAGCTCAGCACCCCACCATCACGGAGGAGGAGCGCCGGTACATCGAGGAGAGCATCGGGGAGAGCGCCAGCCTCATGAACCCCCTGGTG AAATTCAAGGCCCCCTGGCGCAAGTTCTTCACCTCCATGCCCGTCTACGCCATCATCGTCGCCAACTTCTGCCGCAGCTGGACCTTCTACCTGCTGCTCATCAGCCAGCCGGCCTACTTCGAGGAGGTCTTCGGCTTCGAGATCAGCAAG gtggGTCTGCTCTCCGCCCTGCCCCACCTGGTCATGACCATCATCGTCCCCATCGGGGGGCAGATCGCGGATTTCCTGCGCAGCCGCAGGATCATGTCCACCACCAACGTCCGCAAGATGATGAACTGCGGAG gctttgGCATGGAGGCGactctgctgctggtggtgggttATTCCCACAGTAAAGGCGTCGCCATCTCATTCTTGGTCCTTGCTGTGGGCTTCAGTGGCTTCGCTATttcag GGTTCAACGTGAATCACCTGGACATCGCCCCACGTTACGCCAGCATCCTCATGGGCATCTCCAACGGGGTGGGCACCCTCTCGGGCATGGTCTGCCCCATCATCGTCGGGGCCATGACCAAGCACAAGGTGCGGCGGgactggggggggctgg ACGCGGAGGAGTGGCAGTACGTGTTCCTCATCGCCTCGCTGGTGCACTACGGGGGGGTCGTGTTCTACGGGATCTTCGCCTCGGGCGAGAAGCAGCCCTGGGCCGAGCCGGAGGAGACCAGCTCCGAGAAATGCGGCTTCATCCACGAGGACGAACTGGCCGACGAGGAGGACGAGGCCGCCCGGGGACTGGGCGACGGGGGCGGGGGCGGCTACGGGGCCACCAAGAGCACCAGCTTCGCCAACGGGGGCTGGGCGGCCGACTGGGACAAGAAGGAGGAGTTCGTGCAGGAGCCCGGCAAGGACACCTACATGTACGGGGCGCCGCGGGAGAGGGACCTGTCCTAG